A single window of Gadus morhua chromosome 22, gadMor3.0, whole genome shotgun sequence DNA harbors:
- the LOC115535288 gene encoding NLR family CARD domain-containing protein 3-like yields the protein MAECDIDIRAASVYSGVFTQIFKEECGLYQDKVFCFVHLSIQEFLAALYVFLSFIDTGVNLLSTSRKDKLLLYQSAVDKALQSENGHLDLFLRFLLGLSLETNQIVLQGLLGQKKRSLPTQIKTGLLRMTGSRSQTNEGTVSYIKKKIKGDLSAERSINLFHCLNELNDCSLVKEIQEYLTSGSLSGKTLSPAQWSALVFILLTSEEELDVFDLKKYSASEEGLLRLLPVVKASKTSLLNACHLSERCCEALASVLSSKSSSLRELELSTNDLQDSGVKLLSAGLGSPHCTLETLRSVFSLLKLCLGVVKYVALAR from the exons atggcagagtgtgacatcgatatcagagcagcctcagtgtactcaggagtgttcacccagatctttaaagaggagtgtgggctgtaccaggacaaggtgttctgctttgtccatctgagcatccaggagtttctggctgccctttatgtctttctgtccttcatcgataCTGGTGTCAACCTGCTCTCAACCTCCAggaaagataaactcctcctctaccagagtgctgtggacaaggccttacagagtgagaacggacacctggacttgttcctccgcttcctcctgggcctctccctggagaccaatcagattgtcctacaaggtctgctgggacagaaaAAAAGATCACTGCCCACTCAGATTAAAACTGGTTTGCTGCGAATGACAGGAAGTAGGTCACAGACCAATGAgggaacagtgtcttacatcaagaagAAGATAAAAGGAGACTTATCtgcagagagaagcatcaatctgttccactgtctgaatgagctgaacgactgttctctagtgaaggagatccaggagtacctgacatcaggaagtctctccggaaaaactctctcccctgctcagtggtcagctctggtcttcatcctactgacatcagaagaggagctggacgtgtttgacctgaagaaatactctgcttcagaggagggtcttctgaggctgctgccagtggtcaaagcctccaaaacatctct gctgaatgccTGCCATCTGTcggagagatgctgtgaagctctggcctcagttctcagctccaagtcgtctagtctgagagagctggagctgagtaccaatgatctgcaggattcaggagtgaagctgctctctgctggactggggagtccacactgtacactggaaactctcaggtcagtatTCAGCCTCTTAAAACTGTGTCTTGGGGTTGTTAAATATGTAGCTCTGGCCCGCTga